CTATTTGCTAACCCAATGGCGGATAGTAAAAATACCGTGCCCTGTGTCCGCAGACAGGCGGGCGCCGGCAGGCAGGAGGTATCGGCATGACCAATCTCTGGATTCCCAATCAAGTTGGGAATGACGCGGGCAGTGTGGGAATGACATCATTATAGCATCCGCCTAAGGCGGACAAAAGGCCGGACAGTAGTGATAAATGCTATAACCTGAAAAAATGAACCGAAAGCAAATCAGTTGCTAAGAATATGCTTCTTAATTGTGGTTTTAAGCTCAGTCAAATCTGGGGATTTGATAACATAGTCATCAGCAATCCAGCTGGAAAAATTCGCCTTATAAGTAGAATAAGCCGTATTTAAAATCACCGGCAAATTAAGGTCATAGTTTTTTATCTGTTCCAAAATTTCAAGGCCCTCAATTCCCTTAAGACGTATATCTAAAACTATGACCTCCGGTTTGAAAGACTTGATGCTGTCAATGACCTCGCGGCCATTGTTGATAGGCATAACCTGATAGCCCTCATCCTCAAACTCATGTTTATATAATTCTAAAAGCGGCTCTTCATCTTCTATTATCATAATTCTATGCATAAATCCCTCCAGTTAATAGCATTGATTTTCATTTTAAATCTTCAGATTTGTTATGACCAACAAAGGCCGGCAACCGAACCGAAAAAGATGTTCCTTTGCCGGGAATAGACTCAACATTTATGTATCCGCCGTGGTCATCAATTATTTTTTTCGATACAGGCAAACCGAGACCTGAACCTTTTTCTTTTGTAGTGTAAAACAGATTAAAAAGATTTTCAAGGCTATATTTATCAACGCCAGAACCCGTATCAATTATATCCAAAACTACATATTCCTTGTTCTTTGAAGTTTTTATAGTAAGTTTGCCGCCATCCTGCATAGCATCCACAGCATTGTCAATTAAATTGAGGATTACCTGCTTAAGCCTCTCGGAATCTGCTTTTATATTTAATGTTTTCCGGTTAAATATTTTTTCAATATTTATCCCTGATGAATTAAGTTTATTTTCAAGCTGAGTTAGCGAATCGGTAACGACACTATTCAAATTGCATTTGTTAATATCCAATTTTGAAACGCGGGAATATTCGAGTATTTCGGAAGTAATCTTCGATAATCTATTAACTTCGGAAATGATAACTTCAACCATATGCTTATCAAATTTATCGCTGCCAAGCGTTTTTAAAATTCTTCTTGCGTAGCCCCCAATTGTTACTAACGGGATGCGAAATTCATGAGCAACTTTAGTTGCCAGCGTGCCGATATCAGCCAGTCTCTCATGACGCACTAAGTAAGCCTGATTTGATTTATAAAGTTCGTGCACCCGTTCCAATTCTTTGAATTTTATCCGGAGTTTCTCATATAGAATGGCATTTTGAAGTCCGGGAGCACAAGCAAATACCAGCGATTTTAAAAACTCAACAGACACATCAGTAATTGGCTTGTTTGAAATAGCATTATCAGCTATAATCAGTCCCAGCATCCTGTTTTCCGCAATAATAGGCACAATCACTATTTTATCTGCCGGCGACAACCAATCAAAATCAAATTGCCGATATTTACTGTCTTTGATATCCAATACTTTCTCTTTTGACTGATTTAATACTTTTATAAGAGGGTTTTCATTGTTGGCTACTGATAATTTTATTTTAGCTGCTTTTGTTTCCAGTGAACACGGAATAAATTCGGTTTCGATGAGTATCTCGCTTAGCTGGCGGTTTAAGGAAATCTTCGATATTTTTTCCCATATCCTGACAGCCTCCTCGGGGCTTGTTGGCCCAACTGCCGATTTACCCTCAAGCAGATTGTTTTTCTCGTTCAAAAGGAATATAAACGCTCTGTTAAAGCAAAATGTATCTCCCGATGTTGCCCCCGCAAGAATTATTCTCATACTCTTTTCCAGATTATTACTCCGCGCGAGCGCATCGGTTAGATTCTTTAGCAGGCTAAGTTGGTTAATGTTATAGTTCAACTGGTCGGTTGTCTTTTCTAATTCATTTTTTTTTACCGAAAGCTGTTTGACAAGATTAATTACCGTTGCAGCCATGGAGCTATCTCTGTTTTGCGCGTTGGCGTTCTTTTTCATTATTTTTTTAAATATTTCACATTCATGACAGATAGCAGAATTATCCTGAATAAATGATGTTTTATTCAGCACATCTAAGGATATATTCATATCAACCAACAAGGAAAGCCAACACACTCTTCCCCGGTAATCAGGATGTATACAAAGATTATCATTATTCATATAAGCACCTTTGATTAAACCTGTTTAAAAATACAATATTTGAAATATTTTGTCAATATTTTTCATGTTGACAAAATACTGCATGCATTATAAAATTTTGCAATGGATAAAATTGCTAAACAAGTTATTAAACTGGCTTACCAGGAGGATATTGGCAAAGGCGATATTACTACCGATTCCATCATTCCAAAATCACAAAAGGGCAAAGCTCTGATTGTTGCCAAATCAGACGGGATATTATCAGGAATTGAAGCTGTTAAATATGCGTTCAAGTTAGCCTCGCCTAAAATCGAGATTGTATTTCATATCGGGGATGGCAAAAAGTTTGCATCCGGCATAATAATCGCATCCATTAAAGGTCCCGCTCATGGCATACTCAAAGGAGAAAGGCTTGCTCTGAATCTTCTGTCTCATCTTTCGGGCGTAGCCTCATTAACAGCCAAATTTGTCGAGCAGGTTAAGGGCACACAAGCCGATATACTTGATACCCGCAAAACTACACCCGGGCTTCGCAGTCTCGAAAAACAAGCGGTATTGCATGGCGGCGGCAAAAATCATCGGATGGGTCTTTATGACATGGTGCTTATAAAGGACAATCATATAGCCTCCGCAGGCAGTGTTAACAAAGCGCTGGAAAAATTTATCAATGCAAAATGTAAAGTTGAAATTGAAATCTCTGATTTTGAGCAGCTTGAAAGTGCTCTTCAGTATTCGCCTGACATAATAATGCTTGATAATTTCAATACCAGACAGCTTGCCAGAGCTGTCTGGATAATAAAATCAAAAAAACCTAAAATTAAAATAGAGGTTTCCGGTGGTGTTACTCTTAAGAATATTAAAGCGAAAGCTAAAACAGGAATCGATTATATCTCCATCGGCGCCCTGACACATACGGTTTCGGCAATCGATTTTTCTATGAGAAACACTGCATGAAATTATCCTCCAACGATGGCAAATTAGGTCCGCCGGTTGATATTTTAGCATTTCTAAAAAAAAACAGCAATAGATTCACATCATCCCGTGAAATATCGGAAGCATTGTCAATTACGCGTCATATTGTTTACGACAGCATTTCGTTTCTTAGAAACTGCGGTTATACTATTGAAGCCAGCCGCAACCTG
The sequence above is drawn from the Candidatus Zixiibacteriota bacterium genome and encodes:
- a CDS encoding response regulator, producing the protein MHRIMIIEDEEPLLELYKHEFEDEGYQVMPINNGREVIDSIKSFKPEVIVLDIRLKGIEGLEILEQIKNYDLNLPVILNTAYSTYKANFSSWIADDYVIKSPDLTELKTTIKKHILSN
- the nadC gene encoding carboxylating nicotinate-nucleotide diphosphorylase; amino-acid sequence: MDKIAKQVIKLAYQEDIGKGDITTDSIIPKSQKGKALIVAKSDGILSGIEAVKYAFKLASPKIEIVFHIGDGKKFASGIIIASIKGPAHGILKGERLALNLLSHLSGVASLTAKFVEQVKGTQADILDTRKTTPGLRSLEKQAVLHGGGKNHRMGLYDMVLIKDNHIASAGSVNKALEKFINAKCKVEIEISDFEQLESALQYSPDIIMLDNFNTRQLARAVWIIKSKKPKIKIEVSGGVTLKNIKAKAKTGIDYISIGALTHTVSAIDFSMRNTA